In Debaryomyces hansenii CBS767 chromosome A complete sequence, a genomic segment contains:
- a CDS encoding DEHA2D05676p (similar to uniprot|P27514 Saccharomyces cerevisiae YNR013C PHO91 Low-affinity phosphate transporter), producing the protein MKFSHSLQFNAVPEWSSKYIAYTTLKKLIYSLQRDSLKAGGGDLESAHLITNESRADQDPSTVFLAALDAELTKVDDFYQVQESYIFKGIEELIVDIENFEAELDGVNFSKPADFGRFSLNRKKSSGSASGGVAPSDTSFEHYQTETDREMQEEDENDDEDSGEERGRPKNRPLEHTKSIDHYLKSPKTPDVWNNLNNYTSTLPPQLLILSENRVILRKRIIGLFTTLSELKSYIELNNTGFKKALKKFDKSLNTNLKDGYLNDLPQRTYIFQDTTITKVEDNINSLIKLYALICNHGNDLEAAKSELSIHLREHVIWERNTIWRDMIGLERKTYAANSKVSNPENTNSEKTTGNISSSFNISFKNPTVAKSIVIISITLALLNFSPFDDLQQKNCFALLICASLLWATETIPLFVTSLLIPILIVVLQVLKNDDGSLMDAVSSSKFILSTMWNSVILLLLGGFTLAAALSKYNIAKVISTWILSKAGTNPSVVLLTIMGVALFASMWVSNVAAPVLCFSLIQPILRTLPKGSQFINALILGIALASNIGGMASPIASPQNMIAIGSMEPQPSWGEWFVIALPVCILSLFAVWVFLLLTFNCNSKNTQLVSIRTIDDKFTGIQWYIIGVTMFTIFLWCIASRLEGIFGEMGIIALIPLLLFFAPGLLTTEDFNNYPWNIVILAMGGTALGKAVASSGLLSTIAVTIKHQVEDFSLFGVTLTFGLLILIMATFISHTVAALIIIPLVSEIGNDLPEPHPRLLIMASVLLCSAAMGLPTSGFPSVTAICMTDEFGKPYLTVGTFISRGVPTSIIVYFITVTIGYAIMRLINF; encoded by the coding sequence ATGAAGTTTTCACATTCATTACAGTTCAACGCTGTTCCGGAATGGTCTTCAAAGTATATAGCGTATACAACTTTAAAGAAGTTAATTTACTCACTTCAGAGGGATAGTTTAAAGGCGGGAGGAGGCGATTTAGAGTCGGCCCATCTTATTACCAACGAAAGTCGAGCAGATCAAGACCCTTCTACTGTATTTTTGGCTGCTCTTGATGCCGAATTGACAAAGGTGGATGATTTTTATCAGGTCCAAGAgtcatatattttcaaggGTATTGAGGAATTAATCGTTGATATCGAGAATTTCGAAGCGGAACTTGACGGGGTCAATTTTAGCAAGCCTGCTGACTTTGGAAGATTTTCGTTAAATAGAAAAAAGCTGAGTGGCAGTGCAAGTGGGGGTGTTGCTCCGTCGGACACCTCTTTTGAACATTACCAGACTGAAACTGATCGAGAAATGCAGGAAGAGgatgaaaatgacgatGAGGACTCAGGAGAAGAAAGAGGACGTCCGAAGAATAGACCGTTAGAGCATACAAAGTCTATTGAccattatttaaaatcGCCGAAGACCCCTGATGTTTGGAATAATTTGAACAACTATACTTCCACTTTACCACCCCAGTTGCTCATCCTTTCTGAAAATCGGGTCATTTTAAggaaaagaattattggattATTTACAACTTTATCCGAATTGAAGTCTTAtatagaattaaataaCACTGGGTTTAAGAAGGCTTTAAAGAAGTTTGACAAATCCTTAAATACCAATTTAAAGGACGgttatttgaatgatttgCCTCAAAGAACATACATATTTCAAGACACTACTATTACAaaagttgaagataatattaattcgttaattaaattatatgcTTTGATATGTAATCATGGAAATGATTTGGAAGCTGCCAAATCGGAATTATCGATTCATTTGAGGGAGCATGTCATTTGGGAAAGAAATACAATCTGGAGAGATATGATCGGTTTAGAAAGAAAGACTTATGCAGCAAACTCTAAAGTATCAAATCCTGAAAATACTAACAGTGAGAAGACTACTGGCAATATATCATCCAGTTTTAATATTTCGTTCAAGAATCCAACAGTCGCAAAACTGATAGTGATTATATCAATAACCTTagcattattgaatttttctcCATTCGATGATCTTCAACAGAAGAATTgttttgcattattaatatgTGCTTCCTTACTCTGGGCCACTGAAACTATTCCATTATTCGTAACATCGCTTTTAATACCTATTTTAATTGTGGTATTACAagtcttgaaaaatgatgatggtTCATTAATGGATGCAGTATCTTCGTCGAAATTTATTTTGTCAACAATGTGGAACTCGGTGATCTTGTTATTATTGGGTGGTTTTACTTTAGCAGCAGCCTTATCGAAGTATAATATCGCCAAAGTCATTTCTACCTGGATTTTATCAAAGGCAGGAACGAACCCTTCTGTTGTTTTATTGACAATAATGGGTGTAGCATTATTTGCATCCATGTGGGTATCTAATGTTGCAGCTCCTGTTTTATGTTTCTCGTTAATTCAACCTATTTTGCGTACATTACCTAAAGGATCTCAATTCATAAATGCATTGATTTTGGGAATTGCATTGGCTTCAAATATTGGTGGTATGGCTTCTCCTATCGCTTCTCCCCAGAATATGATTGCCATTGGCTCTATGGAGCCACAACCATCTTGGGGGGAATGGTTTGTTATTGCATTGCCAGTTTGTATCCTTTCACTTTTCGCTGTGTGGGTATTTTTGTTGCTCACATTTAATTGTAATTCAAAGAACACCCAATTGGTTAGCATCAGAACTATCGATGACAAATTTACTGGAATCCAATGGTACATCATAGGTGTTACAATGTTTACTATATTTTTATGGTGCATTGCATCAAGGTTAGAAGGCATATTCGGTGAGATGGGAATAATAGCATTAATTCCATTACTTTTGTTCTTTGCACCAGGATTATTAACAACCgaagatttcaataattaCCCGTGGAACATAGTTATATTAGCTATGGGTGGTACTGCGTTAGGTAAAGCTGTTGCATCTTCAGGGCTATTATCGACCATAGCGGTGACAATAAAACACCAAGTCGAAGacttttcattatttggtGTAACGCTAACCTTCGGTCTTTTGATCTTAATCATGGCCACTTTTATTTCTCATACAGTTGCTGCATTGATTATAATTCCTTTAGTTTCAGAAATAGGTAATGACTTACCAGAGCCACATCCAAGACTATTAATCATGGCAAGTGTATTATTATGTTCAGCAGCCATGGGTTTACCGACATCGGGATTTCCTAGTGTTACTGCCATTTGTATGACTGATGAATTTGGAAAACCATACTTGACTGTTGGTACATTCATCTCAAGAGGTGTTccaacttcaataattgtttattttattaCTGTTACCATTGGTTATGCAATCATGagattaattaatttctaG
- a CDS encoding DEHA2D05654p (similar to uniprot|P25619 Saccharomyces cerevisiae YCR021C HSP30 Hydrophobic plasma membrane localized), with translation MDLIDNLQPRGGNEAVSVNRPGLNTDIHLTNHGSSWLWAVFSIFATLAVVHAFVFSFTSSRTHRLKKILFIVPLFTNAIMAYCYFTYAANLGWTSTRVEFNHVSTNRLLGVRQVFYVKYIGWFLAWPFVLFAIEVATHTLESTNLADGGETVTGILSLLSGLIVKTFATEIYVLGLLIGILIPSSYRWGYFTFAVSAQLFAMSLILVSMFSAAKSVHTNKAAIIFIAFQLLVWILYPICWGLSEGGNRIQPDSEAVFYGILDLITFSFVPIILTWINASGVDEDFFHKVMHLNLRRNSRHEKPVEETPRHSGDTAVPLSNSDRPEVEDNVGQTFDRPMEEERV, from the coding sequence ATGGATTTAATCGATAATTTACAACCTCGTGGTGGTAATGAAGCTGTATCGGTTAATAGACCGGGCTTAAACACTGATATTCACTTGACTAACCATGGTTCCAGTTGGTTATGGGCAgtcttttcaatttttgcaactttGGCCGTGGTTCATGCGTTCGTCTTCAGTTTTACTAGTTCCAGAACACACAGACTTAAGAAGATATTATTCATTGTGCCTTTGTTTACTAACGCAATAATGGCGTACTGCTACTTTACATATGCTGCAAACTTGGGTTGGACTTCGACAAGAGTTGAATTTAATCATGTTCTGACAAATCGGTTACTAGGTGTGAGACAAGTTTTCTATGTCAAGTACATTGGATGGTTCTTGGCATGGCCTTTCGTTTTGTTTGCTATAGAAGTAGCTACTCATACGTTGGAATCTACCAATCTTGCAGATGGTGGTGAAACTGTTACTGGAATACTCTCATTGCTTTCGGGCTTGATCGTCAAGACGTTCGCTACTGAGATTTATGTCTTGGGCTTATTGATTGGTATTTTAATCCCTTCGAGCTATAGATGGGGTTATTTCACATTTGCAGTATCTGCGCAATTGTTTGCAATGTCGTTGATATTGGTTTCAATGTTTTCTGCAGCAAAATCAGTTCATACAAACAAAGCTgcaattattttcatcgCATTCCAGTTGTTAGTATGGATCTTGTATCCAATATGTTGGGGTCTCAGTGAAGGTGGTAATCGTATTCAGCCAGATTCCGAAGCGGTATTCTACGGTATTCttgatttgataacttTTTCCTTTGTGCCTATAATATTAACTTGGATTAACGCATCGGGAGTGGACGAAGATTTCTTCCATAAAGTAATGCACTTGAATTTACGTAGAAACTCAAGACACGAAAAGCCAGTAGAGGAAACACCAAGACACAGTGGTGATACTGCAGTTCCACTTTCTAATTCGGATAGGCCTGAGGTCGAGGATAATGTAGGTCAAACATTTGATCGTCCAATGGAAGAGGAACGGGTTTGA
- a CDS encoding DEHA2D05632p (weakly similar to sgd|S0007591 uniprot|Q3E756 Saccharomyces cerevisiae YBL029C-A Protein) yields the protein MDFCFFLIGFKEFNKPLKDVGNISCYCGNCHNQSANAIRTINCVTLFFIPVLPFYYSKRLKCTICSASGDLDKATMAKMKEGQPVAIG from the coding sequence TCAAAGAATTCAACAAGCCGTTAAAGGATGTCGGTAATATTAGTTGCTACTGTGGAAATTGCCATAATCAGTCGGCAAATGCTATTAGAACCATCAACTGCGTGacattattttttattcCAGTGTTACCATTCTACTACTCAAAGAGGCTAAAATGCACTATTTGTAGTGCATCGGGAGATTTGGATAAAGCTACCATGGCAAAAATGAAAGAGGGTCAGCCGGTTGCCATCGGATAG